In Debaryomyces hansenii CBS767 chromosome B complete sequence, one genomic interval encodes:
- a CDS encoding DEHA2B13178p (similar to uniprot|Q12252 Saccharomyces cerevisiae YOL084W PHM7), whose product MASSDDAADTSVSTFISTLIPTLVIAIIFYLAFIGIRKKQQRVYEPRNVVETVSPDLKPGESPAGFFGWVSFLLHKPETYIIQQAGVDGYFFIRFLFEFATICLMGCCILWPILFPINATGGNGNEGFNILSYSNVKDKNRFFAQIFLSWVFFGAVLFLIYRELVYYTTFRHALQTTPLYDSLLSSRTLLLTEVPENLLKETELRGFFPTATNVWYARDYTELTKKVKERNKLTSKYEGTLNKTITKAVKIRNKALKKNKEPPLPADDLDKYLKDGKKRPSHKLKFLIGKKVDTLTYCPERLGELNTEVKKDQAQHNANTQIPSVFIEFPTQLELQKAYQAIPYNKELGSSKRFTGLTPDDVIWENLHLTSSKRRVKKIIASTVLTLMIIFWCIPVAVVGAISNINTLIEYAPWLEFINNLPSKLLGLITGLLPVVALAVLMSLIPPFIKKMGKVSGCMTVQQVESYCQAWFYAFNVVQVFLVMALCSSSMSAVPAIVGDPSSLMPLLAEKLPASSNFYIAYFCLQGLTITSGLLLQIVALILSKILGRILDGTPRAKWNRWNTLGQPFWSIIYPNYQLLCVIAFSYAIIAPLILGFAFVTFVFLYCVYMYTLVHVLQPNKTDARGRNYPSALLQLFVGLYLAEICLTAMFVFGKNWAAVALEGIMIGVTALCHIYYKWKFLPLWDVVPVSAIRYTAGDGTYQYPMHDQGRKEIKIEGENYWQGGNQLGLTGDHDQQVLPNIHEKDAYLATGSDSLINDGTNQSKVTTDSKQPINRNNVVDEKAIESSGIRNNVPTSKPEGSAITRFFKPKLQSFDFVRDNMPQAYFNYIEYNPDFIRNAYEDPVVNDEEPHIWIARDEMGLSEIEKNKALENGVDVSDDNAIYNEKGELIYTGAPPSYEEALKV is encoded by the coding sequence ATGGCTAGTAGTGACGACGCAGCTGACACATCTGTGTCTACATTTATTTCCACGTTAATACCAACATTGGTTATtgctattatattttatttagcATTCATTGGTATCAGAAAGAAACAACAAAGAGTTTATGAACCAAGAAATGTTGTCGAAACCGTGTCGCCAGACTTGAAGCCTGGTGAATCTCCAGCTGGATTTTTTGGATGGGTATCCTTTTTATTACACAAGCCAGAAacatatattattcaacaGGCCGGTGTTGATGGCTACTTTTTTATTAGATTTCTTTTCGAATTCGCGACTATTTGTTTGATGGGATGCTGTATTTTATGGCCAATTTTGTTCCCTATAAATGCAACAGGTGGTAACGGTAACGAGGgatttaatattttatcatatTCTAATGTTAAAGATAAGAATAGATTCTTCGCTCAGATTTTCTTGAGTTGGGTCTTCTTTGGTGCtgtattatttttgatttaccGTGAATTAGTCTATTACACCACCTTTAGACATGCTCTTCAAACAACTCCTTTATACGATTCATTATTGTCTTCAAGAACCTTGTTATTAACTGAAGTTCCTGAAAACTTATTGAAGGAAACTGAGTTGAGAGGTTTCTTTCCTACTGCCACTAATGTGTGGTATGCTCGTGATTACACTGAATTAACTAAAAAGGTCAAGGAAAGAAATAAGCTTACCAGCAAGTATGAAGGTACTTTGAACAAGACAATTACGAAGGCTGTCAAAATCAGAAACAAGgcattgaaaaagaacaagGAACCTCCTTTACCAGCTGATGATTTAGACAAATACTTGAAGGATGGTAAGAAAAGACCAAGTCATAAGTTGAAATTCTTAATCGGTAAGAAGGTTGATACTTTGACTTATTGTCCTGAAAGATTAGGAGAATTAAACACTGAGGTCAAGAAAGATCAGGCTCAACATAATGCTAACACTCAAATTCCATCTGTTTTCATTGAATTCCCAACGCAATTAGAATTGCAAAAAGCCTACCAAGCTATTCCTTATAACAAGGAATTAGGAAGCTCTAAGAGATTTACAGGTTTGACCCCAGACGATGTGATCTGGGAAAATTTACATTTGACATCTTCGAAAAGGAGAGTCAAGAAGATAATCGCTTCTACCGTGTTAACtttgatgattattttcTGGTGTATTcctgttgctgttgttggtgctatttctaatattaatactttaattgaatatgcACCATGGTTAgaatttatcaacaatttaCCTTCTAAACTTTTAGGTCTTATTACTGGTCTTTTGCCTGTCGTTGCTTTGGCTGTTTTGATGTCTTTGATTCCACCTTTCATTAAGAAAATGGGTAAAGTTAGCGGTTGTATGACTGTTCAACAAGTGGAGTCCTATTGTCAAGCTTGGTTTTATGCATTTAATGTTGTACAAGTATTTTTGGTCATGGCTTTATGTTCGTCTTCTATGTCAGCTGTTCCTGCTATTGTTGGAGATCCATCTTCTCTTATGCCATTGTTGGCCGAGAAATTACCTGCATCGTCAAATTTCTATATAGCTTACTTTTGCTTACAAGGTTTAACGATTACTTCCGGTTTATTATTGCAGATTGTTGCGTTGATCTTATCTAAAATCTTGGGTAGAATTTTAGATGGTACGCCAAGAGCTAAATGGAACCGTTGGAATACTTTAGGTCAACCGTTCTGGTCAATTATTTACCctaattatcaattattatgTGTAATTGCATTTTCGTATGCTATAATTGCTCCATTAATTTTAGGGTTTGCGTTTGTTACTTTCGTATTCCTTTATTGTGTTTACATGTATACGTTAGTCCACGTTTTACAACCAAACAAGACAGATGCTCGTGGTAGAAACTATCCAAGTGCattattacaattatttgttgGACTCTATTTAGCTGAAATTTGTCTTACTGCAATGTTTGTTTTCGGTAAGAATTGGGCTGCTGTCGCTTTAGAAGGTATTATGATTGGGGTTACTGCTCTTTGCCATATCTACTATAAATGGAAGTTCTTACCATTATGGGATGTTGTTCCTGTATCTGCTATTAGATATACTGCTGGTGATGGAACATACCAATATCCAATGCATGACCAAGGCCGTAAGGAAATTAAGATTGAAGGTGAAAACTACTGGCAAGGTGGAAATCAATTGGGCTTAACAGGTGACCACGATCAACAAGTGTTACCTAACATTCATGAAAAGGATGCCTACTTGGCAACTGGTTCTGATTCACTCATTAATGATGGTACTAACCAATCTAAGGTAACTACTGACTCTAAGCAACCAATCAATAGAAATAATGTTGTTGACGAGAAGGCGATTGAAAGCTCTGGAATAAGGAATAATGTTCCTACTTCTAAGCCAGAAGGCTCTGCAATTACAAGATTCTTCAAGCCTAAGTTACAATCGTTTGACTTTGTTAGAGATAACATGCCACAAGCATATTTCAACTACATTGAGTACAATCCtgattttattagaaaCGCTTATGAAGATCCTGTTGTTAATGACGAAGAGCCACACATCTGGATCGCTAGAGACGAAATGGGATTatctgaaattgaaaagaacaAGGCTTTAGAAAACGGAGTCGATGTTTCAGACGACAATGCTATTTACAACGAGAAGGGTGAACTTATTTACACTGGAGCTCCACCTTCGTATGAAGAAGCTTTGAAGGTCTAA
- a CDS encoding DEHA2B13200p (similar to uniprot|Q12252 Saccharomyces cerevisiae YOL084W PHM7) produces the protein MAGTEEDNSVSQFISTLIPTFVVAAIFYLTFVNIRKKQQRVYEPRNVVETVSQDLKPGESPAGFFGWVSFLLHKPETYIIQQAGVDGYFFIRFLFEFAAICLMGCCILWPILFPVNATGGNNQEGLNTISYANVRDKNRFFAQIFLSWIFFGAVLFLIYRELVYYTTFRHALQTTPLYDSLLSSRTMLLTEIPENLLKETELRGFFPTATNVWYARDYAELTKKIKERSKLTNKYEGTLNKTISKAIKIRNKALKKNKEPPLPADDLDKYMKDGKKRPSHKLKFLIGKKVDTLNYCPERLGELNTEIKKDQAQHNANTQIPSVFIEFPTQLELQKAYQAIPYNKELGSPKRFTGLTPDDVIWENLSLTPTKRRTKKIIASTVLTLTIIFWSIPVAVVGAISNITFLIKVAPWLEFINNMPSKLKGIITGLLPVVALAILMSLVPPFIKKVGKVSGCMTVQQVESYCQAWFYAFEVVHVFLVVALCSSSISSVPDIVEDPSSLMPLLARQLPKSANFYIAYLCLQGLTISAGLLVQIVALILAQFLGKILDGTPRAKWNRWNTLGQPFWSVIYPPYELLCVIAFAYSILAPLVLGFTFVTFVFIYCAYMYLLVHVLQPNKTDARGRNYPSALLQLFVGLYLAEICLTAMFVFGKNWAAVALEGIMIGVTALCHIYYKWKFLPLWDIVPVSAIRHAAGDATYQYPMHDQGLKEIKIEGENYWKGGNQLGLTGDHDQQVLPNIHEKDAYLVAGSDSLSNDGTYTQSKITTNSTQPTNRNNALDEETFEGSGIRSNIPSSKPKGSKFARFFKPKLQSFDFVRDNMPEPYFNYIEYNPGFLRNAYDDPVVKDEEPHIWIARDEMGLSEIEKNKALEKGVDVSDDNAIYNEEGTLIYTGAPPSYEEALKV, from the coding sequence ATGGCTGGAACAGAGGAGGATAACTCCGtttctcaatttatatCGACGTTAATACCAACTTTCGTAGTTGCTGCAATTTTCTATTTGACTTTTGTTAATATTAGAAAGAAACAACAAAGAGTTTATGAACCAAGAAATGTGGTCGAAACTGTATCGCAAGACTTGAAGCCTGGCGAATCCCCAGCTGGGTTTTTTGGATGGGTGTCCTTTTTATTGCACAAGCCAGAAacatatattattcaacaGGCCGGTGTTGATGGCTACTTTTTTATAAGATTTCTTTTCGAATTTGCGGCCATTTGTTTGATGGGATGCTGTATTTTATGGCCAATTTTGTTCCCTGTCAATGCAACCGGCGgaaataatcaagaagGGTTGAATACTATATCATATGCCAATGTTAGGGATAAGAATAGATTCTTCGCTCAGATTTTCTTGAGTTGGATCTTCTTTGGTGCTGTATTGTTTTTGATTTACCGTGAATTGGTCTACTATACCACTTTTAGACATGCTCTTCAAACCACTCCTTTATACGATTCATTGTTATCTTCTAGAACCATGTTATTAACTGAAATTCCCGAAAACTTATTAAAGGAAACTGAGTTGAGAGGTTTCTTCCCTACTGCCACTAATGTGTGGTACGCTCGTGATTACGCTGAATTAACTAAAAAAATCAAGGAAAGAAGTAAGCTTACTAACAAGTATGAAGGTACTTTGAACAAGACAATTTCGAAGGCTATCAAAATCAGAAATAAGgcattgaaaaagaacaagGAACCTCCTTTACCAGCTGATGATTTAGACAAATACATGAAGGATGGTAAGAAAAGACCAAGCCATAAgttaaaatttttaatcGGTAAGAAGGTTGATACATTGAACTATTGTCCTGAAAGATTAGGAGAATTAAACactgaaattaaaaaagatCAGGCTCAACATAATGCTAATACTCAAATTCCTTCAGTTTTCATTGAATTCCCAACGCAATTAGAATTACAAAAGGCTTACCAAGCCATTCCTTATAACAAGGAATTAGGAAGCCCTAAGCGATTTACAGGTTTGACCCCAGATGATGTTATTTGGGAGAATTTAAGTTTGACACCGACAAAGAGGAGAACCAAAAAGATAATTGCATCGACTGTGTTGACTTTGACGATTATTTTCTGGTCCATTCCTGTCGCTGTTGTCGGTGCTATTTCGAATATTACTTTCTTGATTAAAGTAGCTCCTTGGTtagaattcattaataatatgcCAAGTAAGCTCAAAGGTATTATTACCGGTCTTTTGCCTGTTGTTGCTTTGGCTATTTTAATGTCATTGGTTCCGCCATTCATCAAAAAGGTGGGTAAAGTGAGCGGCTGTATGACCGTTCAACAAGTGGAGTCCTATTGTCAAGCCTGGTTTTATGCATTTGAAGTTGTTCATGTATTTTTGGTCGTCGCTCTATGCTCGTCTTCCATTTCTTCTGTTCCAGATATCGTGGAAGATCCATCTTCTCTTATGCCATTGTTGGCGCGACAATTACCAAAATCCGCCAACTTCTATATTGCTTATCTCTGTTTGCAGGGTTTAACTATTTCTGCCGGTTTGTTGGTACAGATTGTTGCATTGATTTTAGCGCAATTTTTGGGTAAGATTTTGGATGGCACACCAAGAGCTAAATGGAATCGCTGGAATACTTTGGGTCAACCATTCTGGTCCGTAATTTATCCACCTTACGAATTGTTGTGTGTCATTGCATTCGCATACTCCATTCTTGCTCCACTAGTGTTAGGATTTACCTTCGTTACCTTCGTCTTCATTTATTGTGCTTACATGTATTTATTAGTTCATGTCTTACAACCAAACAAGACAGATGCTCGTGGTAGAAACTATCCAAGTGCattattacaattatttgttgGACTCTATTTAGCTGAAATTTGTCTTACTGCAATGTTTGTTTTCGGTAAGAATTGGGCTGCTGTCGCTTTAGAAGGTATTATGATTGGGGTTACTGCTCTTTGCCATATCTACTATAAATGGAAGTTCTTACCATTATGGGATATTGTTCCTGTATCTGCTATTAGACATGCTGCTGGTGATGCGACGTACCAGTATCCAATGCACGATCAAGGCCTTAAGGAAATTAAGATCGAAGGTGAAAACTACTGGAAAGGTGGAAATCAATTGGGCTTAACAGGTGACCACGATCAACAAGTGTTACCTAACATTCATGAAAAGGATGCCTACTTGGTAGCTGGTTCTGATTCTCTTAGCAATGACGGTACTTATACCCAGTCCAAGATAACTACCAATTCGACGCAACCAACTAACAGAAATAATGCTCTTGACGAAGAAACATTTGAAGGCTCTGGAATAAGGAGTAATATTCCTTCTTCCAAACCAAAGGGTTCTAAGTTTGCAAGATTCTTCAAGCCTAAGTTACAATCATTTGACTTTGTTAGAGATAACATGCCTGAACCATATTTCAACTACATTGAGTACAACCCCGGTTTCCTCAGAAACGCTTATGACGATCCCGTTGTCAAAGACGAAGAACCACATATCTGGATCGCAAGAGACGAAATGGGATTatctgaaattgaaaagaataagGCTTTGGAAAAAGGTGTCGATGTTTCTGATGATAATGCTATTTACAATGAAGAGGGCACTCTTATCTACACTGGAGCTCCACCTTCGTATGAAGAAGCTTTGAAGGTATAA
- a CDS encoding DEHA2B13222p (no similarity): MFRRITLRAKPVQAVFRRNLVDAEIKIPKRAIPEKPDIDGPSASLSNGVKGQKTFPSGSARKNFFKELPKALQALIAIGAIMVFWPMATVGISKFKNSVPTDDTAAVKIGANGATAVDIPQTYAHIDKPVEEDE; the protein is encoded by the coding sequence ATGtttagaagaattacaTTAAGAGCAAAGCCAGTCCAAGCTGTGTTCCGTCGTAACCTTGTGGATGCCGAAATTAAGATACCCAAACGTGCCATTCCTGAAAAACCTGATATTGATGGACCCTCTGCAAGTCTTAGTAATGGGGTGAAGGGCCAAAAAACGTTTCCTTCTGGTTCAGCTAGAAAAAACttttttaaagaattaccAAAAGCTTTGCAAGCACTTATAGCAATAGGTGCAATAATGGTATTTTGGCCTATGGCCACAGTTGGGATAAGTAAATTTAAGAATTCGGTTCCTACTGATGATACTGCAGCTGTGAAGATAGGTGCTAATGGTGCAACAGCTGTGGATATTCCTCAAACATACGCACATATCGATAAACCAGTGGAGGAAGACGAGTGA
- a CDS encoding DEHA2B13244p (similar to uniprot|P25346 Saccharomyces cerevisiae YCR098C GIT1 Plasma membrane permease): MNQIEGNMQKDQKPVNIVRSQSYQSSDDIIESNNGNRKHFVYDSEIRKQRLEGGTKWRDVLVVLCAGFALISDGYQNNVMTMLNLVFPELYPKAYDADMKTAVSNASLVGTIFGQIAIGFTCDYIGRKWSIVVATCFLILGTIMCAASHGVTTDGMFWMLIISRGVTGFGIGAEYPASSVSANEAANESMKRRGGAFTLCTNLPLSFGGPFAIIIFLIVYQITKGVDSGLWRTMFAIGAFWPLSVFYFRVKMATSELYKKSAIKRRVPYWLAFKYYWPRLLGTCGCWFLYDFVTFPNGVFSGGIIQTILGDTDDLETVAEWQLLLGIIAIPGVFVGAYLCDKIGRKYTLIIGFCGYIIFGLIVGIAYNKLKKIPALFVIFYGLMMSSGNLGPGDMMGLVSSESFATPIRATCYGFSAAIGKVGAVVGTKTFTPIQTNLPQGERWTFIIAAICGLSGVLVAFFFIPHLKEDDLLEEDIKFKNYLIDHGWDGEFGLQGEPSKDEELQANSDDDDPQVKVI, translated from the coding sequence ATGAACCAGATAGAAGGAAACATGCAGAAAGATCAGAAGCCTGTCAATATTGTCAGGTCTCAGTCGTACCAGTCTTCGGATGATATCATAGAAAGCAATAATGGAAATAGAAAGCACTTTGTTTACGACTCGGAGATAAGAAAACAAAGATTGGAAGGTGGTACTAAATGGAGAGACGTGTTGGTTGTCTTGTGTGCTGGGTTTGCCTTGATATCAGATGGTTACCAGAACAATGTTATGACAATGTTAAACCTTGTTTTCCCGGAATTATACCCAAAAGCGTATGATGCAGACATGAAGACAGCCGTGTCGAACGCAAGTTTGGTGGGTACTATTTTTGGGCAGATAGCAATAGGGTTTACTTGTGACTACATTGGGCGTAAATGGTCTATTGTGGTTGCAACTtgttttttgattttaggGACTATTATGTGTGCTGCATCTCATGGTGTTACTACTGATGGGATGTTTTGGATGttgattatttcaagaGGTGTCACAGGTTTTGGCATTGGTGCTGAGTATCCAGCTTCGTCTGTTTCTGCCAATGAGGCTGCAAATGAATCCATGAAGAGAAGAGGAGGTGCATTTACCTTGTGTACTAACTTGCCATTATCGTTTGGTGGACCTTTTGCAATCATAATATTCTTGATTGTTTACCAAATAACAAAGGGGGTTGATTCCGGATTATGGAGAACAATGTTTGCCATTGGTGCATTTTGGCCATTATCTGTCTTCTATTTCCGTGTTAAAATGGCCACTTCTGAATTATACAAGAAAAGTGCTATCAAAAGACGTGTTCCATATTGGTTAGCCTTCAAGTATTACTGGCCGAGGTTGCTTGGTACCTGTGGCTGTTGGTTCTTGTATGATTTTGTCACTTTCCCTAACGGTGTTTTTTCTGGTGGGATTATTCAAACAATATTGGGGGACACCGATGATTTAGAAACAGTTGCCGAATGGCAATTATTATTAGGTATCATAGCTATTCCGGGTGTTTTTGTCGGGGCCTATTTATGTGATAAAATCGGTAGGAAGTATACTTTAATTATTGGTTTCTGTGGctatataatatttggTTTAATCGTGGGAATAGCTTACAACAAACTAAAGAAGATTCCAGCATTGTTCGTTATATTTTATGGTCTTATGATGAGTTCAGGTAACTTGGGACCGGGGGACATGATGGGATTAGTTTCGCTGGAGTCTTTTGCGACACCAATAAGGGCTACTTGTTACGGCTTCAGTGCCGCCATTGGCAAAGTCGGAGCTGTGGTAGGTACCAAGACATTTACCCCAATTCAAACCAATCTTCCTCAGGGGGAAAGATGGACGTTTATAATTGCAGCAATATGTGGTTTGAGTGGTGTCTTAGTAgcatttttctttattccCCACTTGAAAGAAGACGAtttattggaagaagatatcaaatttaaGAACTATTTGATCGATCACGGTTGGGACGGAGAATTTGGTCTTCAAGGTGAACCATCCAAAGACGAAGAGCTCCAGGCAaattctgatgatgatgatccCCAAGTTAAAgttatttga
- a CDS encoding DEHA2B13266p (no similarity) codes for MLLHILRCSKMTTFCPIRKAYEWHVSPTFKPNIEWRKADGKTRWYRTTLTVSSLEYIYTWLQRVMQ; via the coding sequence ATGCTTCTCCATATTTTGCGATGTAGTAAAATGACAACCTTTTGCCCGATTAGGAAAGCGTACGAGTGGCATGTTTCTCCCACGTTTAAACCTAATATTGAATGGAGAAAAGCGGATGGTAAGACGCGCTGGTATAGGACTACCTTAACGGTATCAAGTCTTGAATACATCTACACGTGGCTACAAAGAGTGATGCAATGA